The following coding sequences lie in one Flagellimonas eckloniae genomic window:
- the ybeY gene encoding rRNA maturation RNase YbeY → MIEFHFESEFVLEDKTKYSDWITRVVETESFSVGQLDYVFCSDSYLLNINQKYLNHDTFTDIITFDYSNEKTLSGDIFISTERVMDNAETYKASREDELLRVMSHGLLHLMGFKDKSEDERSVMRAKEAEKIKLFHVEH, encoded by the coding sequence ATGATTGAGTTCCATTTTGAATCAGAATTCGTTTTAGAGGACAAAACCAAATATTCCGATTGGATTACTAGAGTTGTTGAAACTGAGAGTTTTTCAGTGGGACAATTGGACTATGTTTTTTGCTCAGATTCGTATTTGTTGAACATCAATCAGAAGTATTTAAATCACGACACTTTTACAGATATTATAACCTTTGATTATTCAAATGAGAAAACACTTTCTGGGGATATTTTTATCTCAACAGAAAGAGTAATGGATAATGCAGAGACCTACAAAGCAAGTAGAGAAGATGAGCTCTTGAGGGTTATGAGTCATGGGTTGTTGCACCTTATGGGCTTTAAGGATAAGAGTGAGGACGAGAGGAGTGTAATGAGAGCGAAGGAAGCGGAAAAAATTAAATTGTTCCACGTGGAACATTAG